A genome region from Triticum aestivum cultivar Chinese Spring chromosome 2B, IWGSC CS RefSeq v2.1, whole genome shotgun sequence includes the following:
- the LOC123046985 gene encoding protein UXT homolog isoform X1 codes for MSAKCCRSRCPVRHYISRGSRTSKETVGDMAMTVAEARLRQDKVKKFEDFVDRRLKPDLVNAIAQRDNLFQQQKTFLDLKKNIENLEKNGVTSMRSMVNLGSEVYMQAEVPDTRHIFVDIGLGFHVEFTWQEALQFISVREARLARQIDEYTHLIASIKAQIKMVCEGIRELLQLPAE; via the exons ATGTCTGCG AAGTGTTGCCGCAGCCGCTGTCCTGTACGACATTATATATCCCGTGGTTCACGAACCTCAAAGGAAACCGTCGGGGACATGGCCATGACCGTGGCGGAGGCGCGTCTCCGGCAGGACAAGGTGAAGAAGTTCGAAGATTTCGTTGACCGGCGGCTCAAGCCTGACCTTGTGAACGCCATCGCCCAGCGTGATAACTTGTTCCAGCAGCAGAAGACTTT CTTGGATCTGAAGAAGAACATCGAAAACTTGGAAAAGAATGGTGTAACGAGCATGCGATCCATGGTCAATCTTGGCTCAGAGGTTTACATGCAGGCAGAAGT GCCGGACACGAGGCACATTTTTGTGGATATCGGTCTAGGTTTTCATGTGGAATTTACTTGGCAAGAGGCTCTGCAGTTTATATCTGTACGAGAAGCAAGGTTGGCCAG ACAAATAGACGAGTACACACACCTCATAGCGAGCATAAAGGCGCAGATCAAGATG GTATGTGAAGGTATCCGCGAACTCCTGCAGTTACCAGCGGAGTGA
- the LOC123046985 gene encoding protein UXT homolog isoform X2 produces MAMTVAEARLRQDKVKKFEDFVDRRLKPDLVNAIAQRDNLFQQQKTFLDLKKNIENLEKNGVTSMRSMVNLGSEVYMQAEVPDTRHIFVDIGLGFHVEFTWQEALQFISVREARLARQIDEYTHLIASIKAQIKMVCEGIRELLQLPAE; encoded by the exons ATGGCCATGACCGTGGCGGAGGCGCGTCTCCGGCAGGACAAGGTGAAGAAGTTCGAAGATTTCGTTGACCGGCGGCTCAAGCCTGACCTTGTGAACGCCATCGCCCAGCGTGATAACTTGTTCCAGCAGCAGAAGACTTT CTTGGATCTGAAGAAGAACATCGAAAACTTGGAAAAGAATGGTGTAACGAGCATGCGATCCATGGTCAATCTTGGCTCAGAGGTTTACATGCAGGCAGAAGT GCCGGACACGAGGCACATTTTTGTGGATATCGGTCTAGGTTTTCATGTGGAATTTACTTGGCAAGAGGCTCTGCAGTTTATATCTGTACGAGAAGCAAGGTTGGCCAG ACAAATAGACGAGTACACACACCTCATAGCGAGCATAAAGGCGCAGATCAAGATG GTATGTGAAGGTATCCGCGAACTCCTGCAGTTACCAGCGGAGTGA